Sequence from the Panicum virgatum strain AP13 chromosome 5N, P.virgatum_v5, whole genome shotgun sequence genome:
cggcaggacttcgccgcttcccttctcctcacctctctttttttctggatttttggtggaatttttgggctcaaatgaggtgGGAATGGGGTAGAATGCTTATATAGGGGAGGGAGCCCCGGTCGcccggggggcgacaggcccccctgtcgcgcctgtgggcggggcccatcggtcgcccgaggggggacGACAGGCCCCCTTCATTTTTTTTgtcagggacctcgttgcaaatttgaagaaaaaaaattacaattagggcatgtcgccctatggggaGGCGACCGGggtagttttgaaatatttcaaaacggacatatatttttgaaattttgatttttttaaaatataaaaaagaaaaaaccgcgctGCGCGGTGCCCAGACTTCCGTTGGAGCCTGTGTAGGAAATAGTGGTGGGTGTTGGCTACTTCTGGGCCATTGAATGCTAATGAGCATTTGGGGTGTACGTTTTCATTTATATTATTTTCTATAGCTCTGGTTCTTTTCATCTTAAAAAAAAGAGTCTGTTTTAATagctaaatttttttattacacTGTACAAATCAAACACTCGTAAGTGGAAAGAAAGCATAGAGCAAAAGATAATTGTGAGTTATTTACTCGGGTGAGTGAATGATTGATAGTGCGAGTAATTTGGCGTTGCACAATACCATGGATTTATCTCTTCAAAGGAGCATCGGCAAACAAAGTGTAGATGTATGCCCGTGCCCCATATGTACATTCAAGCATCAACATGAAATTCATACAAACCAAGGTAGGAGGAATATCTGGCAAAGGGCCAAGGCCCATAGATGGGTAACAACTTGGAAGGCGGGACgcatgctcgccgccggcggggcatTATCCCCGGCCGTGAGCGCGATCGATCATCTGCGCCGGTCCCCGGAAGCTTCGCCCATCACGTTGGCCATGAACCACGGGTCGCAGCTGGCGGAcctcgccagcgccgccgccctggacgCCGGCGCGCTGCCGCGCTCCTGGCACGACGCCGTCCTCCGGTCCAGGCTCCTGCGCGCGATGCGCCGCATGGACCCGGCCAGGGACAGCGTCGGGTTCAGCCTCGTGGTCGCGTTGAAGTCCCTGCACTCCGCCTCGTgggcgcccagcgccgccgccacgccgccgaccgggtcgcggcgcgcgcgctcctTCACGGCCTCCGCGCACAGCCCGCACAGCCAGTCGCCGCAGAAGgacgcgcgcacgccgcggatGTACGACGCCGTGCAGTCCTCGCCCACGCCGCAGCACGCGCAGCGCACCGTCTCCACCGCCCCCGGCTGATCGGAGCCGGCGGCAGCCTTGGCCGCGGAGGTGatcgcggcggcgtcggggcgtGGGTTGCTGGTCGTAGCGCCCGCCGTGACGAGTTTCTCCAGCTTGTTTGCGATTTCCGAGCAGGCCCGTCGAAGATCTTGGCTCTCCATCTGAAATACAAAAAATGAAGAGTTTACATAGTATCAAATTTTCTGTGTTTACCCATTTCATCTACGCCAAATTCCAGAAAAAAGCTCGAAATTCCAAACACAAACGACTCTGATATTTTTTGCCGCTCCGAAACATATATACTACTGCTAGAAAGGAAGGCTAAACTGATGATCATTGCCGTGCTTGCTTTGCTCTCACCTTGTTTCATTCGTAAATTCAGCAATTACTCTGCAATTATGCAATATAATGATCATATGCATGCGTCTTATAAATTCTTAAAAAAACCCCTCAATTTGGCTTCATGATGTATGCTTCCTCCTGTGTCTTATCATGTTTTTTTGAAAACAGTGTCTTATCATCTTATGTGTGCCCCAAATTACAGAGAAACTATAATGATATTTATTATGCAAGTACGTTTGCAGACGAGTCACTGACAATCACTCATCTAGCTTGATACACATCGGTGTTCAACTAGGGTTTAATTTTATGCTGCACGTTCTGTGACAGAAAGTAAGAGAGAATGAAGATAGAATTTACCTTTGCCCCGCAGGCTGGATTTCGCTTGTTTCGGTCTAGATGATTGTTGTTTCAAGGATGGAAGCTGTATATGGTGCCAGGATGCTATCCTACATCATATTTATAGGCTTATTAGATGGCATGCATATTGGTGGTGTTTGCTCACAAGTAGTGCCCAAAGGAAGCACAACTTGGATGGCCTTTTTCCAACTTTTGCTCCAAGCTAGTTGCACCACAGAAGAAATTTGCAGACGAGGATGCGGCCAGCTTCTGCTAATCCAGGGCAACATCTATCTTGC
This genomic interval carries:
- the LOC120672952 gene encoding uncharacterized protein LOC120672952, with translation MKWMESQDLRRACSEIANKLEKLVTAGATTSNPRPDAAAITSAAKAAAGSDQPGAVETVRCACCGVGEDCTASYIRGVRASFCGDWLCGLCAEAVKERARRDPVGGVAAALGAHEAECRDFNATTRLNPTLSLAGSMRRIARRSLDRRTASCQERGSAPASRAAALARSASCDPWFMANVMGEASGDRRR